From Nakamurella flava, the proteins below share one genomic window:
- a CDS encoding FGGY family carbohydrate kinase: SGSLVQWLRDNLGIISSAPEIETLANTVEDNGGAYFVPAFSGLFAPYWRDDARGAIVGLTRYVNKGHLARAVLEATAFQTREVLDAMNADSGVDLTALKVDGGMVVNETLMQFQADILGVPVIRPVVNETTALGAAYAAGLAVGFWSSEDDIRANWAEDKRWNPQMDTTERDRLYRQWKKAVTKTMDWVDDDISAS; the protein is encoded by the coding sequence TGTCGGGGTCGTTGGTGCAGTGGCTGCGCGACAACCTGGGCATCATCTCCTCGGCCCCGGAGATCGAGACGCTGGCCAACACCGTGGAAGACAATGGTGGGGCGTATTTCGTGCCCGCGTTCTCCGGGCTGTTCGCCCCCTATTGGCGGGACGACGCCCGCGGGGCGATCGTCGGGCTGACCCGGTATGTGAACAAGGGGCATTTGGCGCGGGCGGTGCTGGAGGCCACCGCGTTCCAGACCCGTGAGGTGCTCGATGCGATGAACGCCGACTCCGGGGTCGACCTGACTGCGCTCAAGGTCGACGGCGGCATGGTGGTCAACGAAACCCTGATGCAGTTCCAGGCCGACATCCTGGGGGTCCCGGTGATCCGGCCCGTGGTCAACGAGACCACCGCCCTGGGCGCGGCGTACGCGGCGGGTCTGGCCGTCGGGTTCTGGTCGTCCGAGGACGACATCCGCGCGAACTGGGCCGAGGACAAGCGGTGGAACCCGCAGATGGACACCACCGAACGCGACCGCCTGTACCGGCAGTGGAAGAAAGCCGTCACCAAGACCATGGACTGGGTCGACGACGACATCAGCGCCAGCTGA